A region from the Lentisphaera profundi genome encodes:
- a CDS encoding IS4 family transposase: MKPDKSNVCSLKQICQLIPGHLVQKLADKHGIKTRKFSPWSHVLTLLYAQLSHSLSLNDICDSLQNHSGSLEPIRGATVPKRNTLSNANRTRNADMAEELFWSVLNHLQNKYAGFGIQQKYTGFPRRFKKAIHAVDSTTIQLVANCMPWAKHRRRKAAAKCHMKLNLQNFLPSFAIVKAANTHDSTEAKELCAGMLPGEIVVFDKAYVDYKHLFHLNERKVFWVTRAKDNMSYEIIENISEAKGSIIRDQRIRLKGTKTQLHYPTELRLVEAEVEIDGKLKKMVFITNNFKWAPSSVAQIYKSRWGIEVFFKQIKQTLQISDFLGHNENAIRWQVWTALLTYVLLRFLAFQSKWKYSFSRIFTVIRGVLWSRLELYSVLKSCGTASDPPRLYSTPPQQYLPGFT, encoded by the coding sequence ATGAAGCCAGACAAAAGTAATGTATGTAGTCTCAAACAAATCTGCCAATTAATTCCAGGACATTTAGTTCAAAAACTTGCAGATAAGCACGGAATCAAAACTCGTAAGTTTAGTCCTTGGAGCCATGTTCTAACCTTACTTTATGCTCAGTTATCTCATTCTCTGAGCTTAAATGATATTTGCGATAGCCTTCAAAATCATAGTGGAAGCCTTGAGCCTATACGAGGCGCGACAGTCCCGAAACGAAATACCTTATCTAACGCAAATAGAACTCGTAATGCCGACATGGCAGAAGAACTTTTCTGGAGTGTTCTTAATCACTTACAGAATAAGTATGCGGGCTTTGGTATTCAGCAAAAATATACTGGTTTTCCTAGACGTTTCAAAAAAGCAATTCACGCGGTGGATTCTACAACTATCCAGCTTGTTGCTAATTGTATGCCATGGGCAAAACATCGTCGTCGTAAAGCTGCGGCTAAATGTCACATGAAGCTTAACTTACAAAATTTCTTACCTTCTTTCGCTATTGTAAAAGCTGCGAACACTCATGATTCAACGGAAGCAAAGGAATTATGTGCAGGAATGTTACCTGGAGAAATAGTGGTTTTTGATAAGGCTTACGTGGATTATAAACATCTCTTTCACCTCAATGAACGTAAAGTATTTTGGGTTACTCGGGCAAAAGATAATATGAGCTACGAGATTATTGAAAATATCTCTGAAGCCAAAGGTTCTATCATCCGTGATCAGCGTATTCGTCTCAAAGGTACGAAAACTCAACTGCATTACCCGACAGAATTACGACTTGTCGAAGCTGAAGTAGAAATTGACGGAAAACTTAAGAAAATGGTTTTCATTACTAACAACTTTAAATGGGCTCCCAGTTCAGTCGCACAAATCTATAAATCACGTTGGGGAATCGAAGTGTTTTTCAAACAGATCAAACAAACATTGCAAATATCTGATTTCCTTGGCCATAACGAAAATGCCATTCGGTGGCAAGTTTGGACAGCATTATTGACTTACGTGCTTTTGCGATTTTTAGCATTTCAAAGTAAGTGGAAATATTCTTTCTCAAGAATATTCACCGTTATCCGTGGCGTACTATGGTCAAGGCTTGAATTGTACTCAGTCCTCAAATCCTGTGGGACAGCCAGTGACCCACCAAGGCTATACTCAACTCCTCCTCAGCAGTATTTGCCGGGATTTACATAA
- a CDS encoding transposase, whose amino-acid sequence MYDTLFPEYFIEELRQTIGILCGPLKIAGQIILRPEFQEIKKAIEDDQLQLSKDRAATRNREFKNSSTQKHPPAELVVALFIARHFYDNCYGERGYSMLCENSSLQQFIGRLGIGSFPSRNTIHEQVSALSEKTLNLFHQAILNCVKECGLDDFSAVIIDSTAIKADSAWPVDSQLLKNLSCKMMKNISDVHDQLPCVERRKIPLKRLQNYCDYMSKLDFEISMLKGKKGARKMRQKFYTQELLPRCRKFIIRLEKTLPQIKQHCESAKVLMIDECLSRFIDKVLMVEHRFNMAPKDYDTKTARKIYSMSDNDAAFIKKGGRETVFGYRPNFAFSANGFLTSFTLESGNTSDSKAFSNCLDENKKMTGETAMMISVDDGYSSAANLDDAIEKGATLVSVSGSKGKKLLGEDIYESENYQLARNIRSISEAGISKLKNYHNLERFTVCGLKRVRQETLISAIGFNLERICQLLCQIEIEVAA is encoded by the coding sequence ATGTACGATACTCTTTTTCCCGAATATTTCATCGAGGAATTACGGCAAACTATAGGAATTTTATGCGGACCATTGAAGATTGCGGGGCAAATCATACTTCGTCCTGAATTTCAAGAGATCAAAAAGGCAATTGAAGATGATCAACTTCAGTTGAGTAAAGATAGAGCCGCCACTAGAAACCGCGAGTTTAAAAACAGCTCTACCCAAAAACACCCCCCAGCTGAATTGGTGGTGGCGTTGTTCATAGCCCGTCACTTTTATGATAATTGTTACGGTGAACGAGGCTATAGTATGCTATGTGAGAATAGTTCCTTGCAGCAGTTTATTGGGCGCTTGGGCATAGGAAGCTTCCCTTCACGCAATACGATTCATGAACAAGTCTCTGCTCTTTCTGAGAAGACCCTTAATCTTTTTCATCAAGCTATTTTGAACTGCGTTAAGGAGTGTGGCCTGGATGATTTTTCAGCAGTGATTATTGATTCTACAGCCATTAAGGCCGATTCAGCGTGGCCTGTCGATAGTCAATTACTAAAGAACCTTAGTTGTAAAATGATGAAAAATATCAGTGACGTTCATGATCAGCTTCCCTGTGTTGAGCGCAGAAAGATCCCTCTCAAACGCCTGCAAAATTACTGTGATTATATGAGTAAACTGGATTTCGAGATCTCTATGCTTAAAGGAAAAAAAGGAGCAAGAAAAATGAGGCAAAAGTTTTATACGCAAGAACTTTTACCGAGGTGCCGAAAATTTATTATTCGCCTGGAGAAGACTCTTCCTCAAATTAAACAACACTGTGAAAGTGCCAAAGTTCTGATGATTGACGAATGTCTATCTCGCTTCATAGATAAAGTTTTGATGGTTGAACATCGCTTCAACATGGCTCCTAAGGACTACGATACGAAGACGGCACGGAAAATTTACAGCATGAGTGATAATGATGCAGCATTTATTAAAAAGGGTGGTCGAGAAACCGTATTTGGCTACCGACCAAATTTCGCCTTTAGTGCCAATGGTTTTCTGACATCATTCACCCTAGAATCTGGAAATACTAGTGACAGCAAGGCCTTCAGTAATTGCCTTGATGAAAATAAAAAGATGACGGGCGAGACCGCAATGATGATCAGTGTGGATGACGGATATAGCTCTGCCGCCAATTTAGATGATGCCATCGAAAAAGGGGCGACATTAGTCAGTGTTAGTGGCTCAAAGGGAAAGAAGCTCTTAGGAGAAGATATTTATGAGAGTGAAAACTACCAACTTGCGAGAAATATCCGATCAATTTCCGAAGCAGGTATTTCAAAGCTGAAGAACTATCACAACCTTGAGCGATTTACCGTTTGTGGCTTAAAGAGGGTTCGTCAAGAAACTCTCATAAGCGCCATAGGATTCAACTTGGAAAGGATCTGCCAGTTATTATGTCAAATAGAGATTGAGGTCGCCGCATAG